Below is a window of Gemmatimonadaceae bacterium DNA.
ACGGCTGAACGAGATCAGTGAACTATTCGATACGGGAAAGCTCATTACCGACGTGGGCACCGTGCTCCCGCTGGAAGAGGCATCTCGTGCTCACGAGATGCTCGGCGGTGCGCCGCACAAGCATGGCAAGATTGTGTTGAGCGTGGCCTGAGGACCGCGCGTTCCCAACTGGCACCACCGATCTCAGCGTAGCGAGTTATCTTCCCGCCGCGCGTGCGACCGCGGTAGCCCAGCGACAGCGCTTCGCGAGGAATCACGGACGTCGACCGACACGACATGTATTCCAAAGTTCTCGTCGCGTGCCTTCTCGCGATCGCCTGTCGACACGACCCGAGCCCGGCGAGCATTCTCCTCTTCGATGGAAGAGGCACGAACGCGAACGACGTCGCGGCCGTCGAGAGGATCCTGCGCGACGCACATCTCAGCTACGCGACCGCGAGCTCGCGGCAACTCGGCGCAATGACTACGCCGCAGCTTCAGACATACCGGCTGTTGATTGTTCCCGGCGGAGACTTCGTGCAGATCGGAACGAGCCTAACGCCGGTCGCGGTCGCGACTGTTCGTAACGCCGTGCATGGCGGCCTGAATTATCTCGGGATCTGCGCGGGCGCGTTCTTCGCCGGGAATTCTCCGTACAACGGCCTCAATCTCACATCCGGCGTGAGCTTCCCATTTTATCTC
It encodes the following:
- a CDS encoding BPL-N domain-containing protein, with product MYSKVLVACLLAIACRHDPSPASILLFDGRGTNANDVAAVERILRDAHLSYATASSRQLGAMTTPQLQTYRLLIVPGGDFVQIGTSLTPVAVATVRNAVHGGLNYLGICAGAFFAGNSPYNGLNLTSGVSFPFYLAEARGIRKAALQIAIAGSSPLEQYWEDGPQLTGWGEFVAKYADGTPAVAQGRFGNGWVMLLGTHPEAPDSWRDRLRFSTSGTAARAYAATLITAALNATPLKHY